Below is a genomic region from Micropterus dolomieu isolate WLL.071019.BEF.003 ecotype Adirondacks linkage group LG16, ASM2129224v1, whole genome shotgun sequence.
gcacatgtcATTTGCACACTGTGTTCCTCCCTGTCAAACCTGCACACTTGGAGTGCATACATACATGTACCAGTGTTCCATCTCGGTTTGAATAAAAACCTAAAGAGTACAACTTGGTTTAGACACACCCTGTACTCAGCTAATATCTCTCAGTCCCAGTCTCAGTATTTATGGCTTTGTATCAAACACAACTAAACCCTTTCATGAATGCAAAATACATAGCGTAGTAGCATAACTGCTACTAATGAGAAATACAcgttttcttttagctttttctggaaactgagaaaaatgatttatttgatTTCAAAGCCAGCATGTGGTCAGCCTGAGGCCACACATCTTCCTGTAAGTAAGAACATTCTGTCTTgttcacatttcatttcacttattaggatccccattagctgTTGCCGAAGCAACAGCTATTCTTCCTGgtttccacacagacacaaaactcTATACAGTATAGTACACAATTACAGAAAATCACACCCACCAACACAACAAAGACAATACAACCATACACAAACACGATACAATACACTACATAAACCAGCTCTCATCAGTAAAAATCACTTAAtagaacaaacagaagaaaaagaaaataagaaaatctaTTATCTAGACAGCACTATATAGAGTCTAGATACCACCTAAGCGTCCTTAGATGAAGAAAGCTGCCAGGAGATGTTGTTTCAATGCCATTTTAAAGCAAGTTTTACTGTTCTCGTGATGAATATGCTCAGGCAGAGCTTTCCATGCAACCATAGCTCTATACATTACAGTGTTGTTCATCATACTGGGTTTCTCTTTGTGTAGTGTAAATCTACCAGCTCAGTAGCGTGTCTGGTACAGCATGCACATCTGAGCTCCAACATAGCTGTCTATGTTATACCCTTGTAATTTATTAACTGAAatcttttttataaaataaagagggagtacatgcatttgttttgtttatttttacctttaaCCAGGTTCACATCACCCTTTTCTGCAGAACACTGACAAGCTAGCAGGTTGATTGCTTATTAAAGAACTAGCAATGCTGAGTTAATCAAACTGTGAGAAAACCCTTAGCCActgcctttctgtctgcttAATGAAGCAGTGTCCTCCAGGTTTCACATGGTGTGAACTGATAGCAGCATCCATCTCTTCATTTTGTGTTATTAGACTGTTTTTACAAAAGAAGCACGAGGGATGTGAGATTGGACGCATTTGAGCATATCTGGAAACCAAAATAAGTCACAGGGAATCCACAGAAAACATTACCATGGCAACGCATAAACAGTGTTATGATGGGAAAGACTCTGATGCTGAGAAAATAACTAAACAAGGAGCTTGCAGAGAAACTGTGCAGATGACCACAGACTGTAGTTCTTTGTGGTTGTTGGTTGTGGTCCTTGTATGACTACCTAAGTGGCTGCTTTTAAGGACTTTGGGTTAAGTTACTGCTGTAACATCTAGCAAATTGTTTGTCTTAGTCTAATTTTTATAAATCCCCTGTGTACATGTCAACTGCTCTCATTGTTCTCTTTCTGCTGTCCCAAATTCCTGATTGTCCTCTGgatctctcctctctccttatAGGCACCAGCCTTCTTCAGGAGGTTGTGTATCTAGTGAGTCAGGGAGCAGACCCAGATGAGATTGGCCTTATGAACATCGATGAACAGCTGCCTGTCTTAGAGTACCCCCAACCTGGCCTGGACATCATACAGGTAATGTAGCTGAAATCAGGTAGCATTCATTGAATTAATTAGCCAACTTAATAATGTGGagattttagatttagatttgctagtgcaaaataataaacaactgTCTGGGTATGCCTTTTGCTGGGTGTAGCAGCATTACAACAAACCAGCACCCCTGTTTGGATGTGAAACATGAGATTtagaaacacattcaaaacaaggCTAGCCTTACTTGCAATCACAAGGACTGGCTCTCTGTTAGCTAAATACTGTAGGTACATAAGAAAACCAAACAGAAAGGTTTATCACATACCAAGTCAATGCTGGATCatttacatgcatacatacatacataaatacagtatctcacaaaaatgagtacacccctcacatatttctaaatatttgattctatcttttcatgtgacaacactgaagaaatgacactttgctacaatgtaaagtagtgagtgtacagcttgtataacagtgtaaatgaggtgtcccctcaaaataaaaaatcacacagccattaatgtctaaactgctggcaacaaaagtgaacacacccctaagtgaaaatgtccaaattgggcccaattagccattttccctccacggtgtcatgtgactcgttagtgttacaaggtctcaagGGTGAATGGgtagcaggtgtgttaaatctGCTGTTATCGCACTCACACTtactcatactggtcactggaatttcaacatggcacctcatggtgaagaactctctgaggatctgaaaaaagaatCGTTGCCTACATGAAGATGGCCTACGCTATAAGAAgactgccaagaccctgaaactgaatgCACTCAACAGAGAAAAAATGTTTagtgcacatgctcagcgtcatatccagaggttgtctttgggaaatagatgtatgagtgctgccagcattgccgCAGAGTTTGAAGGGCTgggggggggtcagcctgtcagtgctcagaccatacgccgcatctgcatcaaattggtctgcatgtcTGTTGTCCCAGAcaggtctggggctgcatgagtgctgccagcactggggagctacagttcagtGAGGGAACCATGAAAGCCAACAtatactgtgacatactgaagcagagcatcaTCCCCTCCCTTccgagactgggccgcagggcagtattcccaCATggtaacgaccccaaacacctCCAAgatgaccactgccttgctacagaagctgagggtaaaggtgatggactggccaagcatatctccagacctaaaccctattgagcatctgtggggcatcctcaaacggaaggtggaggagcccaaggtctctaacatccaccagctccgtgatgtcgtcatggaggagtggaagaggactccagaggcaacctgtgaagctctggtgaatcCAAACCCAAGAGttttaaggcagtgctggaaaataatggtggccacacacaatattgacactttgggcccaatttggacattttaacTTAGGgctgtcctcacttttgttggcagcagtttagacattaatggctgtgtgatgtgttattttgaggggacagcagcagttatacaagctgtacactcactactttacattgaagcaaagtgtcatttcttcagtgttgtcacatgaaaggatataatcaaatatttccaACAATGTAAGGGGTGTCTTCACTTCGTacaatttattgatttatttaaatatgttcaAAAGTAAAGTTGTAGACCTACAAGTCTGGAAAGTGCATAATGGTAGCAATACTTCCCTGGTTAACCCTGAGGCTTACAAGGTATtagcaaaaacaaatgtgactGTCTATCCCAACCTCGTAGTGTGGATGTTATTTTATCTCAGCTCACATTAACTAAAATGCCTTCATTGTCCAGGATGTAATTTTTTGAAGGAATCAAAAGCTGTAAACTTGTAAACAACCAACTAATGCCATTAACAGTGATTCTACACTTAAAGGTCAAATTACTCAGAAATGTGACTGTGAGAACAGTTGTtcaatgtcttctgtggctctgcaCAGTCTTCTGAAGAAAAAAATCCCTGATGATGCCATGAGGGTTTTCTCAGCTTCTGTTATAAAGATATTTATAACTGGAAGCCTGAGTTACAGTCTGGGTTGTGACATTTGACAGATGCAGGCATTTAGAAAGCAGGGAATGTAggatcctttttatttaaagggTGATCCATACAAGTGACTTagaattgaaatgaaaatgcacGTACGCGTGACTATTGTGTAAGATAGATGCAAGGCCAACAGTAACAAGTTCTCAAACATGAACTTCTGCCAGACTGATAAGTGAACTGCAGAGTAAAGATTAAAGTAATGACTTCCTTTGTGTTTCCACAGGAGCTGACATCCCCTCGTCTCATCAAAAGCCATCTTCCCTATCGATTCCTCCCCACAGCCATGCACAATGGAGAGGCCAAGGTCAGTCCACTGACACTGGACATTACACATACAATAGCCATGACTTTTCATTGCATTATAGTGCTAATAATATTTTGAGGTAGGTGGCATGTATAAACAAATTTTGCCCTGAATTTGAACAAGTTTAAAAGCATAacattagttcaacctcaacacTGAAGTCGAGCTGTGCATCAGCTGACGTATAAGCGGCTTTGGTCATGCTTCTCAGTCAGTGGCTCATTCGTCAGCTGTCAGGCTGCCTACCAAGCTAACTAGCATACTGAGATTCAGGACAGCCCTCACAACCTGACATTACAACCTATTCCTTTGCTGAAACATTCATGTCAACACTACCACCACCCTCCCTCCTCCGAATGGGTTaagttttttgtattattgattTAACTAAgatctaatgttaatttttGTTAAGGAGGATTCGTTTTCCCAGCCAACTCCACGTTCTGCTCCTATTCTTTACAACTTTCTCAAACAGCAGAACCAAATATAATCGCTTTTCCAACCTAATTGTCTCATTTGTAATCTGATTAACAGTAAATTCATCAAATTCACTGTTGTTCAGTTAACAGAAGCTGTCAATCAAGGTTCAAGGTAGTTGTGTGGGTGTGATTGTATTGAAGGTGACCAAAGTGGGATAGTGATACATTTAattgtatataatataatatatagtaaTACAACATACTGCAATGAACTACACtctaataaaataacaataaataagtaTAGTTATAATACAATAGATCAATACAATAGTATTATATAGGGACAtatacaatttatataataaatgtaaatataatgacaaataaatttacatttacatttacatttattcatttagctgacgtcaGCATAACTAAATGCAATAggaaatgtatatttttgatTCTTAAAAAACAGCTGAGATAAATTGCCATTAAAGCAGGATGTATCACATAtgatacaaacaaaaaatcctAAGTGCAAATTAAAAtggcatattttattttctatttcttaattttttttctgataattgtttcatttgtttagaACAAATTTTTGTAATGTCCACCATAGTCTGTTAATCTATCTGCGATATGCATCACATCAACCATCAGCTCCGATAACCAAATTCCACAGGGCTGTACGTCAACAGCTGCATTACATGGGACTAATGTTATGTATCTGACTATAgttactgttgttgtgattcTCTTCTAGGTGATCTACATGGCGCGTAATCCAAAGGACCTGGTGGTGTCTTACTACCAATTCCACCGCTCTCTCAGGACCATGAGCTACCGAGGAACCTTCCAGGAGTTCTGCCGGCGCTTCATGAATGACAAGCGTAAGTATACATGAAGTTTATTGGAGAAGTGGGACAGTATGACCCTCCTTCTACTTTCAAGGCAGTGAACTCCTGTACTCTTTTGTACTGTCAACAGACTACTGTAAGTTCATCCAGtggaatctctctctctctctctcactctctctctctcaaagtgGGATATGGGTCCTGGTTTGAACATGTTCAGGAATTTTGGGAACATCGTATGGACTCTAATGTCCTCTTCTTGAAATATGAAGACATGTACAAGGTAACGTCCTCACCGTCTCTTGTGCTTTTTTTAGCCACTGTGTGCTAACTCTTAGCTTAACAgtatgtaactccaagtcataACACTGGAGTCTGACCTTCGAGAAGATCTCACTCTGACTGTTAGGTGGACAGTGGAGCTGCTGTACTGATGAATGTGTCTGTGAACAAATAGCTTGTAGTTTTGCCTTGATTGAAGTATTACAATTGACTCCCACTATGAACTACAATTAACTATTAAATAAAACCAGGCCAATAAAAGTATATAGATTAAAATTGAATAAAATACccaacaattaaaattaaagctagggtaggctGGAGAAACCAGCAAgtgacagctagattttgaaagtatccaactgaataaatcccaccccctccttTCAGGCATCCTATAAAAGCCACTTCCCCAAGACATGTtcatgtgcagtgagtgcacGGGCAGAGGGTGCACAGGTAGACAGGTAGGAAAGTCAGAGCATTTGGTTgattgattgctgttgggacgtaaagagaatttcaacaaatataacaaaaaagcttcagaaataaatgttatactctttgctttaaaagaatgaaataaacaaaacatatgaaatgtgttacaagtgagaaaataaaatagtaaactTTAATAAAAGCCTTGAGAAGAGATGAGAAGTTTAAAGATGTTACTTGTTCTCCAAGCCTGAGACAGGGAGTTCCTGTCATGATTTTGGCTGGAACCCAAAAGCAGACTGGAGACAGGCAGTTAagtttcaaatatttattagtAAAACTTTGGGCTGGCGAAGGGGCTGAGTTTTGGGGAGGATGTCCAGATCCGTGTTGTTGGAGTGGGCAGGCAGGCTTGGCTGGCTGTAGACTTTGTGAGGGCTGGGGTTTGTTAGTGATTGAGCAGGAGCTGAGGCTGAGTTAGCTGGCTGGAAAGCTCGACAGGCAGAGGGAGGAATCTGGTTGTAGGTGAATCTGAAGACGGAGATAACAAGAGTTAATGAGGCTGGCAGGCAAGCAAGGCAAAGTCTCAAGAATACGGTGGGCACTGGATGTGGTTTTGGAAGGGAGGTCAGGTttgtagagagagacagcaaaggCACTAGCTATTTCACTGCTGGTTGAGAAATTTACCATAAAGGTTAGCAAGTTGGCTAACATTAACTTGCAGTTTGCTGCATTCTGTTTGTGTTGCTCGGCTTTTCAAGAAGTTAGCAATTTAATATGTCCATGGTGAATGAGTTAAGCTATAGCTGATTGTGCATGTATTGCTATATCATATTCCAATATTTTGGCGTCATTTTTCTACAATGGGAAGTGGAGACATGTCGTCAatctttatacagtctatggattgAACTGTCTGCTGTAAAACAACTTCAGACCTTACCTGCGATTCTGTAACTCTGTCCTTCTGTGGGTCTGTTGACAGGATTCTCCTGATGCAtgatttaacaaacaaatacCTTTCCTCCCGTCATTTTCCTACACATGTAACCTCTTTAATCTTCAGTTTGATCCTCTATAGCTCGTTTCACAAGACATGGCACATGTATCCTTTCTATCTTATGTACAGCATTATTGCGTAAAACTCTCCAGTCAAAAAAAGTATCAATATTTGCCCTTTGCTTTGTCAAATGTCCCATTTTACATCATCTGGTCTTATCACGTTTAGCAGGCACAGACTCACTCATGTCCTCTCCTCTGCAGATAGGCTTTTCTTAGAACTGATAACTGAAATGAGGGCAAGCAATtgtaacatattttaatttGGTTTTGGTATTGTTGAAAATATATTGTTGAAAGACATCTGAGATGCTGTATTTCTgtgggtttttaaaaatgtattttctatttaaGATACACTGCCATAACTGAAGCATGTACCTACCTACTGCCTCACTGAATCTGAGAGATCAGTAACTTTAAACACACCACCTCCCTGCGCGGACTATGTTGCTCTATATACTACGTCACCTGGCATTGACCTGACCATGCTTGTAGCGTTGAAAAATTATGTAAACCTCTTAATGCCGATTGTCGCAAAtttgcatcacacctcttcctttcagactgcagctgagatagcgtttgtattccccaaatgcctgtttgtgcatattcgatacgtacctgggaaccttttgcaagcactggtttctcttTTCTGCCCGTTGtcactaatttgcatcatacctaaagttatatattttatatattctatagacaaattaacaatttccacttaatttaacatcaacctgaaagcaaatgaaaacagaaataattatttaaattttttttattgtaaataaattcaggcatcaaggggttaaaggggtacccagtgcGACTTgagagtgagaacgggttggcaGGACCATAGATTTCCTTTATATGTCCTGGATAACCGCTCATCCTCACACAGCAGTAAATCTGAAAGGAAAAGGTGACAGGGAAAGCTAATGATTGGGCCTAAAACTGATTGTGGGTGATTTTGCTGTTAAAGATGTAAAAGGCATAAGCCTTTTCTAAGGATATGGtctgtgacagacagaaagaatgCCATATATTCTGACTGCACATCcaactgtgaaaaacatcatagtGCACACACCAATGGCACTGTGAAACAGTGATCAGACTTTATTGATCTATTGAACACACTCAGTTCcttgaatgctgaggtgttatcTGTGGCCTACTAGTCATAGGAGGAGTTCAAGAGATTGTTGACACTGAACACATGACTTTCAACTGCATATACTGTCCATTCACTGCACGTTATTGACAACCTTCCGTTCTGGGACATCTTTTAAAGGCAGAACCAAACAGGGTGAAGCTGCTTTTAGCTGCGATGCTGCACACGGATGGAGCCAGCTTCCTGATGATCTCAAATGCACACCAACCCTAGccactttaaaatcaaaatgaaacatTCTGCTGTTCTCCAGTGCCTTTTCCATAGAAAAGCAAaatgagaagagaagaagagatctcatagttgtttctttcacttctcctagacacaaatgagctacttttaataccaaggtgagaccaaaggcaTTTTCTCCTGCTTCTCAAATTCaactcaggagaaacaaccatataaaatctcatttatggcTGACTCtgaacaagagatctctaactgaacTTAAATAAGTATAATTTAaatctcctgaacattggaccatgagatcagagaaagagctcaaagaaaactcagctatgactcctgggagCTCAGATTcttctcatattggcctcaggagcaaaaactcatctctgtcttactctgatcaaaagatgagatctctacagtatcttaaataagttttatttaagtctccagaatgtggatcagaaaaatctctcagttttgtcttagtgaccccacttaggggtgaaaataaagtaattttactcaagtactttacttaagtcaaatgttgaggtacttgcccttgagtattttctttttaggaGTCTTTATACTTTCACTCCCCTGAATTTCAAATCCTGTATTGTACTGTGTGCTGTTTATCTGAACcatgttacaagttactgagtagaaaactaaaatatattttgccaatgaaaataatgcactttcaatttatgttttccagtttgttaaggtagtcacagccagcataactggaacaccactttgacatgatgtttagagatgAATTCATTAAGGATTGTCACGGTTTGgtggtgaaggcagggttgagcaggttgaaggacccaaatgcaggacacaaggcaaaggaggtacagttcaaggggttttaataaacaaaggcgagcacacttagaaactgagtggctgatgacagagtccaaaaacaaaggctgtccaacagaaatccaaaagggtgaaaaccagaatccaaaactgagcagggtaacagggagacacagtgAGTAAGGCTGGAGACACgagaacaaactgcaacactgggtgacaataaacaatgacctgacaaagacaagacagaaacaccaggtatatatacacacagggactaatgagcagggcgggagcaacacaggtgaaagacatgaggctaacgaggcacaggtagggagagagagagagagggagagcaggggaaaacagagacagacatgcagagggatcactggggtaacagacatgacaagggttaccgaacactagacgaaagacaagacagacccccaaaacccaacagaccaaaataacgctaactaaacacaaaagtgcaaaactctgcatggcagacaggcagagtgtgacaagGATTGAATGTACACAGGAACTGAGattgttgtatctcagttcttgcgtcttacagaatgagcacttttaattttgaaacttgagtacattcactatggaatacttttatatatttacttgagtaaaattttaatttgtcttaCCTAAGTCTCAAAAACTTAATCTTAACTAATCTTTTCTCCAGGTAGgcagtggttggcaataggcggcccacGGGCCAAGgctggcccgccagcaataatatctgacccatggccagattactttgatagcggcaaaaccCCCCAGATCTGAGTCAGGGCAACAAAAGTTACTGACATAATcccttcctcttaagtgattgtgcctacaaaacaAAAGCGTGAGAACGTACTTTATATCATGTTTGATTAAACCTGGCCTGCcatctaatgacttgaaaaaaatttggcctgACGCCAGACTTATTTTCTGACCCCTGTCTTCagggggttttaggagcaacaattcagattgaaGTGatctaaaaatatatacaattgATGTTAGTGCTTTcgcaagagttaaagaaaagcctattctgagcaaaacatatttcctcTGGGTTGTTACATTTGGGACAACTTATAACTTATAACTGTATTTATTATCTattccattttcttttctttgcctACATGAAGCACTTTCAATTGCCTCTGTGTTTGAAATGTATAAAGCTGCCTTGACCAATGGACTAAACCAAAACGGTGAACATGGTAAAGGTTATACTGTAGCCTACCTTCTAAACAGCAGCTTTGTCACTGTGAGTGTGTTAGATTACTGAtgttattacatttactcatttagctgacgcttttatccgaAGCAACTtgctttatatgtcagaggtcgcacacctctggagaaactaggggttaagtgtcttgctcagggacacaatggtggatgggtcacagcgGGAATTGAaacctggtctctcacaccaaagacatttgtcttatccattgcaccatcaccacccctatgGTAGTAGTTAGCTCAGAGCACGGCTCTGTCTAAGTAcagtacagcttcacagagctgtcaacatggctgtagactcgTTTTTATGATACCTCGTGACAGAGAGTTTACCATCATTTGCAGCTTTTGTTCAGTAATCTTTAACTGAGCCTTGAACATACAGAGAgacacatgcaaacatacatGTGCATAGCTGTGAAGTTATAGCCTGTATGTTTAACTGCTCCTAAGTGATTCATTGTCCAGGGCTACACATATGTCTGCAATCAGTGTTTTTCACCTTTATGCCACATAGATTGTCTAAGCATACAGAACAGTGTGTTCTCCACAGCTGTGGGTGGATGCTTTTTAGGGAAACAGTATTTCTGGCTTGGTATCAAGCATTTAAAAGGAGGCAGTGttctctgtatttgtgtgtgattaTTGCATTCTTAGATTTCCCATCTCCCACTCAACTCCCCTTTTTCTTATGCCCCTCTctgacaaatgttttatttgtcttgACTTCATTAGTTCAAATAATATTGACCGGGCTTAGTGAACCAAAATCCACACCAcctaattttaacatttttaaataaacctAGATGAGATAGAGGTGGGGGCTGGCAGTCATCTATAGGAATGGTTTTATCTGCTCTCCTGTCTCTTTTGGTGATTACATGTCCTCTGAGCGGCTGAGATTTGTTATCAGAGGAAATTTTATATTGCTTTCTGTTCTAATCTTTAGACATCCCAAGTTACATGTCAGTTTTATCTCACAATTCATTGCACAAGATGTGAAGAATTTCTTACTTAATAGTAAGGAGAAAATTGCTTTCAACCGGTAATGGCTACCTCTGTGATACCCTCAAAGCTGCCTGCTTTTTCTCATTTTGAACGCTTCCTTTTTGAAaagaaacaagaagaagaatgcAGTTTACAACTTGTGCTAATCCCAACGCGGCTGGGGTGATGGGGCTCTACTTATCAGAAGGTTGGCGGTTCGATCCTCGGCTCCCCCaatctgcatgtcaaagtgtctttgggcaagaTATTGAACCCCAAAATTGCTCCCCAaggctgtgccatcagtgtatgaatgggtgaATTTGACAGGTATAGTGCTTTGAGTGAtcgaaagactagaaaggtgcattataagtacagtacatttatc
It encodes:
- the sult4a1 gene encoding sulfotransferase 4A1 → MAESEADTPSTPIEFESKYFEFDGVRLPPFCRGKMEEIANFSLRSSDIWIVTYPKSGTSLLQEVVYLVSQGADPDEIGLMNIDEQLPVLEYPQPGLDIIQELTSPRLIKSHLPYRFLPTAMHNGEAKVIYMARNPKDLVVSYYQFHRSLRTMSYRGTFQEFCRRFMNDKLGYGSWFEHVQEFWEHRMDSNVLFLKYEDMYKVDSGAAVLMNVSVNK